A DNA window from Xanthomonas campestris pv. campestris str. ATCC 33913 contains the following coding sequences:
- a CDS encoding HAD family hydrolase yields MSAATLFFDLDGTLVDSEPGIVGSIVHAFDEVGQPRPSPQTLRAWIGPPLRDSFSERFPEDPDLVQRALAAYRARYDAVGWTELSVFDGIGDVVTGLHRAGHRLAVVTSKNERYARRIVEHLPFGVCFEDVIGASEDGARRFKPDLIAEALRRLQIDKTGCVMIGDRRMDIDGANHHGIHSIGVLWGFGDEAELRAAGAGALAHTPAELSGLIRA; encoded by the coding sequence GTGAGTGCAGCCACACTGTTCTTTGATCTGGACGGCACGCTGGTCGACTCGGAACCCGGCATCGTTGGCAGCATCGTGCATGCCTTCGACGAGGTCGGTCAGCCTCGGCCCTCGCCGCAGACGTTGCGCGCCTGGATCGGCCCGCCGCTGCGCGACAGTTTCAGCGAGCGCTTCCCCGAGGATCCGGACCTGGTACAGCGCGCGCTTGCCGCCTATCGCGCCCGTTACGACGCGGTGGGCTGGACCGAGCTCAGCGTGTTCGACGGCATCGGCGATGTGGTCACCGGCCTGCACCGTGCCGGCCATCGACTGGCCGTAGTGACCTCCAAGAACGAGCGCTACGCGCGCCGCATCGTCGAGCACCTGCCGTTCGGGGTGTGTTTCGAAGACGTCATCGGTGCCAGCGAAGATGGTGCGCGCCGCTTCAAGCCGGACCTGATCGCCGAAGCGCTGCGTCGCCTGCAGATCGACAAGACCGGCTGCGTGATGATCGGCGACCGTCGCATGGATATCGACGGTGCCAACCACCACGGCATCCACAGCATCGGCGTGTTGTGGGGCTTCGGCGACGAAGCCGAACTGCGCGCTGCCGGCGCCGGTGCGCTTGCGCACACACCAGCCGAGTTGAGCGGGCTGATCCGCGCCTAG
- a CDS encoding phosphoglycerate kinase produces MSIVRMTDLDLSGKRVLIRQDLNVPIDNGQITSEQRITASVPTIKLALEKGAAVMVTSHLGRPKEGTWSEEDSLAPVAARLTTLLGLDVPLVRDWVDGVDVAPGQVVLLENCRMNVGEGKDDEALARKYAALCDVFVMDAFGTAHRAQASTHGVIRFAPVAAGGPLLMAELDALAKALDNPAKPLLAIVAGSKVSTKLELLSNLVNKVDQLIVGGGIANTFIAAAGHDVGKSLSEPDLIPTANQIVADAKARGAEIPLPTDVVVAKQFLPDAEASVKSLDQVDADDLILDIGPQTAAHYAELIANAGTVVWNGPVGVFEFEPFSHGTETLARAIAASKAFSIAGGGDTLAAVDKYAIAKDVTYISTGGGAFLEFLEGKTLPAVAALEARGQ; encoded by the coding sequence ATGTCCATTGTCCGCATGACCGACCTCGATCTTTCCGGCAAGCGCGTGCTGATCCGCCAGGATCTCAACGTGCCGATCGACAACGGCCAGATCACCTCCGAACAGCGCATCACCGCCTCGGTGCCCACCATCAAGCTGGCGCTGGAAAAGGGCGCCGCGGTGATGGTGACCTCGCACCTGGGCCGCCCGAAGGAAGGCACCTGGAGCGAGGAAGATTCGCTGGCGCCGGTGGCCGCGCGACTGACCACCCTGCTGGGCTTGGACGTGCCGCTGGTGCGTGACTGGGTCGATGGCGTGGACGTGGCGCCGGGCCAGGTGGTGCTGCTGGAAAATTGCCGCATGAACGTGGGCGAGGGCAAGGATGACGAAGCGCTCGCGCGTAAGTACGCCGCGCTGTGCGATGTGTTTGTCATGGACGCCTTCGGCACCGCGCATCGTGCGCAGGCCTCCACGCATGGCGTGATCCGGTTCGCGCCGGTGGCAGCCGGTGGCCCGCTGCTGATGGCCGAGCTCGACGCGCTGGCCAAGGCGCTGGACAACCCGGCCAAGCCGCTGCTGGCGATCGTGGCCGGCAGCAAGGTTTCGACCAAGCTGGAACTGCTCTCCAACCTGGTCAACAAGGTCGACCAGTTGATCGTGGGCGGCGGCATCGCCAATACCTTCATCGCCGCGGCCGGCCACGACGTGGGCAAGTCGCTCAGCGAGCCGGACCTGATCCCGACCGCCAACCAGATCGTCGCCGATGCCAAGGCACGCGGCGCGGAGATTCCGTTGCCCACCGACGTGGTGGTGGCCAAGCAGTTCCTGCCCGATGCCGAGGCGAGCGTGAAGTCGCTCGACCAGGTGGATGCCGACGATCTGATCCTGGACATCGGCCCGCAGACCGCGGCGCACTATGCCGAACTGATTGCCAATGCCGGCACCGTGGTCTGGAACGGCCCGGTCGGCGTGTTCGAGTTCGAGCCCTTCAGCCATGGCACCGAGACCCTGGCGCGTGCCATTGCCGCGTCCAAGGCGTTCTCGATCGCCGGTGGTGGTGACACGTTGGCGGCCGTGGACAAATACGCCATCGCCAAGGACGTCACCTACATCTCCACCGGCGGCGGCGCGTTCCTGGAATTTCTGGAAGGCAAAACCTTGCCGGCGGTTGCCGCGCTCGAGGCCCGCGGGCAGTGA
- a CDS encoding DUF3999 domain-containing protein: MRIRGWLPLAVAGIAGVVQAGDLRSDFVQQWPLQVAQSDAGMYQLTLDGVVYRAARDAQLRDVAVLDARGDEMPSALLPAEVAAQAAPRRQRVPVFALPAGAEAARGDLQLIAERDASGAVRRLEGRVATGASTRDGAGPGWLVDANGVREAPRALWLDWDGTTPVQAQLRVEGSDDLRDWRVLAADATVMALDNNGQRLQQRRIALEQGARYLRLVPVSGALPALTQVELELEGAAAPAQWQQLDLQGTAQETRVVYTLPGRFPIAQVDVQGARAEAVEWVVESRDGDQAPWLQRAGPWLGYCLGSAASASPPQPVSGGSVRDRQWRLLAAQGRRTGVPTLRVGYQPERLVFLTQGQAPYALVAGSARAQRTDAPLTSMLVALRQERGAQWQPATARIAGAAQPLAGAAALQPAAVPRDWKRWLLWALLVGGAVVVGGFAVSLLRSASANRDA; encoded by the coding sequence ATGCGGATACGAGGGTGGCTGCCGTTGGCAGTGGCTGGCATTGCCGGGGTGGTGCAGGCCGGCGATCTGCGGAGTGATTTCGTCCAGCAATGGCCGCTGCAGGTCGCGCAGTCCGATGCCGGCATGTATCAGCTGACGCTGGATGGGGTGGTGTACCGGGCGGCGCGCGATGCGCAATTGCGCGACGTGGCCGTGCTCGATGCACGCGGCGACGAGATGCCCTCGGCGCTGCTACCCGCGGAAGTAGCGGCGCAGGCGGCGCCACGGCGGCAGCGCGTGCCGGTGTTTGCGTTGCCGGCCGGTGCCGAAGCGGCCAGGGGCGACCTGCAACTGATTGCCGAGCGCGATGCGTCCGGTGCGGTGCGCCGGCTCGAAGGCCGGGTGGCGACAGGCGCGTCCACGCGCGACGGTGCCGGCCCGGGCTGGCTGGTGGATGCCAACGGTGTGCGTGAGGCGCCACGCGCGCTGTGGCTCGACTGGGATGGCACCACGCCGGTGCAGGCGCAGCTGCGCGTGGAAGGCAGCGACGATCTGCGTGACTGGCGCGTGCTCGCAGCCGACGCCACGGTGATGGCGCTTGACAACAACGGCCAGCGTTTGCAGCAGCGGCGCATCGCGCTGGAACAGGGCGCGCGCTATCTGCGCCTGGTGCCGGTCTCCGGCGCGCTGCCTGCGTTGACGCAGGTGGAACTGGAGCTGGAAGGCGCCGCCGCGCCTGCGCAGTGGCAGCAACTCGACCTGCAGGGCACCGCGCAGGAAACGCGGGTGGTCTACACCTTGCCGGGGCGATTCCCGATTGCGCAGGTGGATGTGCAGGGCGCCCGTGCCGAGGCCGTGGAATGGGTCGTCGAAAGCCGCGATGGCGACCAGGCGCCCTGGTTGCAGCGTGCCGGGCCGTGGCTGGGCTATTGCCTGGGCAGCGCCGCGTCCGCCTCGCCGCCACAGCCAGTGTCCGGTGGCAGCGTCCGCGACCGCCAGTGGCGATTGCTTGCCGCGCAAGGCCGCCGGACCGGTGTGCCGACGCTGCGGGTGGGCTATCAGCCGGAGCGGCTAGTGTTTCTTACCCAAGGCCAAGCGCCGTACGCGCTGGTGGCCGGGAGTGCGCGTGCGCAGCGCACCGACGCGCCCTTGACCTCGATGCTTGTCGCCTTGCGCCAGGAACGCGGCGCGCAATGGCAGCCGGCCACCGCGCGCATCGCCGGCGCGGCGCAGCCACTGGCAGGCGCGGCGGCGCTGCAGCCGGCTGCGGTGCCGCGTGACTGGAAGCGCTGGCTACTGTGGGCGCTGTTGGTGGGGGGTGCCGTGGTGGTCGGTGGTTTTGCGGTGAGTCTGTTGCGCAGTGCCAGCGCCAACCGCGATGCCTGA